A stretch of Aeromicrobium tamlense DNA encodes these proteins:
- the tal gene encoding transaldolase, producing the protein MTERLKALSDAGVSIWLDDLSRERIETGNLADLVKERSVVGVTTNPTIFASALAKGERYEKQVAELKASGADIDATVFALTTTDVRDACDVLKPVYDATGGFDGRVSIEVEPGLARDTDGTVEMAERLWSEIDRENLLIKIPATREGLPAIAAAIAKGISVNVTLIFSLERYRGVMDAYLYGLEQAAAEGRDLSKIHSVASFFVSRVDAEVDGRLPEDSPLRGKAALANAWLAYAAYQEVFGSDRAKELLAKGAHPQRPLWASTGVKDPAYPDTMYVTELVVDGTVNTMPEKTLEAFADHGEVRGDTVTGRAAEAQQVIDDLEAQGISYDEVVEKLEDEGLQKFDDSWAELLETVKAELHKD; encoded by the coding sequence ATGACCGAACGACTGAAGGCACTCAGCGACGCGGGGGTGTCGATCTGGCTCGACGACCTCTCCCGCGAGCGGATCGAGACCGGCAACCTCGCCGACCTGGTCAAGGAGCGCAGCGTCGTCGGCGTCACGACGAACCCGACGATCTTCGCCTCGGCGCTGGCCAAGGGCGAGCGCTACGAGAAGCAGGTCGCCGAGCTCAAGGCCTCCGGCGCGGACATCGACGCCACGGTCTTCGCGCTCACCACGACCGACGTCCGTGACGCCTGCGACGTGCTCAAGCCCGTCTACGACGCCACCGGCGGCTTCGACGGCCGCGTCTCGATCGAGGTCGAGCCGGGCCTGGCCCGCGACACCGACGGCACCGTCGAGATGGCCGAGCGGCTCTGGAGCGAGATCGACCGCGAGAACCTGCTCATCAAGATCCCCGCCACGCGCGAGGGCCTGCCGGCCATCGCGGCCGCGATCGCGAAGGGCATCAGCGTGAACGTGACGCTGATCTTCTCGCTCGAGCGCTACCGCGGCGTGATGGACGCCTACCTCTACGGACTGGAGCAGGCCGCGGCAGAGGGTCGCGACCTGTCGAAGATCCACTCGGTGGCCTCCTTCTTCGTCAGCCGCGTCGACGCCGAGGTCGACGGGCGCCTCCCCGAGGACAGCCCGCTGCGCGGCAAGGCCGCCCTGGCGAACGCCTGGCTCGCCTACGCGGCGTACCAGGAGGTCTTCGGCTCCGACCGCGCGAAGGAGCTGCTCGCGAAGGGCGCCCACCCGCAGCGCCCGCTGTGGGCCTCCACGGGTGTCAAGGACCCGGCCTACCCCGACACGATGTACGTCACCGAGCTCGTCGTCGACGGCACCGTCAACACGATGCCCGAGAAGACGCTCGAGGCCTTCGCCGACCACGGTGAGGTTCGCGGCGACACGGTCACCGGACGCGCGGCCGAGGCCCAGCAGGTGATCGACGACCTCGAGGCCCAGGGCATCTCGTACGACGAGGTGGTCGAGAAGCTCGAGGACGAAGGACTCCAGAAGTTCGACGACTCGTGGGCCGAGCTCCTCGAGACCGTCAAGGCCGAGCTCCACAAGGACTGA